The following proteins come from a genomic window of Alicyclobacillus dauci:
- a CDS encoding O-antigen ligase family protein: MQDQVNLEASEGNGGPKLFGERIAKWCIYALIAFPIIDYALRLSPISPLGSIWDKVVLILLAIIALNRYIRGHRPAGFAWSKFAGWYILYAFALVLVGLGHPSTAFNGFRMDIYYILFGLLMPFVIEPKDVPKFLYALGGVAILIGVHGVIQYALKPQIPSGWVDVTENVRTRVFSVLKSPNELGAFMEVMVPVIFGLFMFERNRLRKWVYGIGGLCCLLTLLFTYTRGAWMGLGLAVLVVAVIFERRLLIVIAVVAVIGFFLPPIHHRIMDLFSPVYMIKSTQGGRIVRWMTAFDQMSSNPLFGVGVGRYGGAIASQAGYSIYSDNYYAKILGESGLLGLVLFISMHVSILREMIRTVVKRASGRQRFLALGGLTGIMAMLIHNFVENVFEYSPSMVIYIMTVSLFLLWGRSLQPDDGGKQDE, translated from the coding sequence ATGCAGGACCAGGTAAACCTGGAAGCAAGTGAGGGGAATGGTGGGCCGAAGCTGTTTGGCGAACGGATCGCAAAATGGTGTATATACGCTTTAATTGCCTTCCCAATTATAGATTACGCTTTACGGCTATCCCCGATTTCTCCGCTCGGTTCGATTTGGGACAAGGTCGTTTTGATCTTGCTCGCCATTATTGCGTTGAACCGGTATATTCGGGGACATCGACCGGCGGGATTCGCGTGGAGTAAATTTGCCGGCTGGTACATTCTGTACGCCTTTGCTCTCGTACTCGTTGGTCTCGGACATCCTTCCACTGCGTTCAATGGATTTCGCATGGACATCTACTATATTTTGTTTGGGCTACTCATGCCGTTTGTGATTGAGCCCAAGGACGTGCCAAAATTTTTATACGCCCTGGGTGGTGTGGCAATTCTGATTGGTGTTCATGGTGTCATCCAGTACGCACTCAAGCCACAGATTCCATCAGGTTGGGTAGACGTCACTGAGAACGTCCGAACACGTGTTTTCTCCGTTCTCAAGTCCCCAAACGAGTTGGGTGCGTTTATGGAAGTCATGGTCCCAGTTATCTTTGGGTTGTTCATGTTCGAACGCAACCGGCTGCGTAAATGGGTATATGGGATCGGTGGATTGTGCTGTTTATTGACTCTGCTCTTTACGTATACACGTGGTGCATGGATGGGGCTCGGACTGGCAGTCCTGGTTGTGGCAGTCATTTTTGAGCGGCGATTGCTTATTGTCATCGCAGTTGTGGCTGTTATCGGCTTCTTTCTTCCGCCCATTCATCACCGGATCATGGACCTTTTCTCGCCTGTCTACATGATCAAATCGACACAAGGTGGCCGCATCGTCCGCTGGATGACGGCATTTGACCAGATGTCCAGCAATCCCCTGTTTGGTGTTGGCGTTGGGCGCTACGGAGGTGCTATCGCGTCTCAAGCTGGTTACTCAATCTACTCAGACAACTACTACGCGAAGATTCTTGGCGAGTCTGGTCTACTAGGTTTGGTACTCTTCATTTCCATGCATGTTAGCATTCTGCGTGAAATGATCCGTACAGTTGTCAAACGTGCGTCGGGCCGGCAGAGGTTTTTGGCACTTGGTGGCCTTACTGGGATCATGGCGATGCTAATTCACAATTTCGTGGAGAACGTATTCGAGTATTCACCGTCCATGGTCATTTACATCATGACGGTCAGCCTATTCCTACTTTGGGGCAGAAGTTTACAACCGGACGACGGGGGGAAACAAGATGAATAA
- the rplS gene encoding 50S ribosomal protein L19, producing the protein MNLLRSVVEDQIRNDVPEFRPGDTVRVHVKVREGQRERIQVFEGVVIRRRGSGISATYTVRKISYGVGVERTFPLHSPKIDKIEVTRHGKVRRAKLHYLRGRSGKAARIKEIRR; encoded by the coding sequence ATGAATTTGCTACGTTCAGTAGTCGAAGACCAGATCCGTAACGATGTTCCGGAATTTCGTCCGGGTGATACGGTACGCGTGCACGTAAAAGTCCGCGAGGGTCAGCGCGAACGTATTCAGGTCTTCGAGGGTGTTGTGATTCGCCGTCGTGGCTCTGGTATCAGCGCGACATATACCGTTCGTAAGATTTCCTACGGGGTAGGCGTGGAGCGTACGTTCCCGTTGCACTCACCGAAAATCGACAAGATTGAAGTGACTCGTCACGGTAAAGTTCGCCGTGCGAAGTTGCACTATCTGCGCGGTCGTTCCGGCAAAGCAGCTCGTATCAAGGAAATCCGGAGATAA
- a CDS encoding M23 family metallopeptidase, with amino-acid sequence MHRHRHTRVTTAAIVMVALLLIATPAKANAAENKTYAKATSQAALIPLYKEFADEYDVDWTLLAAIDRYAQLTKNKAERSSAPYYGFAFENSAWVGIGNPCEDDYSPAMISLFSGLGQDADGDRLALPWDEADRIKALAYWLDSESGEEEDELAVWNLFQDPVAMDRVFAFCKIFEEFGLEANAHCFPVSKKCNYTVKHSFGAGRSWGGRRVHEGVDIFASYGTPVLACSYGYVELMGWNRYGGWRIGIRDANNMYYYYAHLSSFVKGIHQGDLVRPGQLIGYVGSTGYGPPGTSGKFPPHLHFGIYKDTGDHEWAFSPSGYLGQWQRQKQHIIPQQKTSTDDD; translated from the coding sequence GTGCATCGACATCGTCATACGCGGGTAACGACTGCAGCCATCGTCATGGTGGCCTTATTGTTGATTGCTACCCCTGCTAAGGCGAATGCAGCGGAGAATAAAACGTACGCAAAAGCTACGTCTCAAGCGGCACTCATTCCATTATACAAGGAATTTGCGGACGAGTATGACGTTGATTGGACGTTGTTGGCGGCGATTGATCGATATGCGCAATTGACGAAAAACAAAGCAGAACGATCAAGTGCGCCTTATTACGGATTTGCATTTGAAAACTCCGCATGGGTCGGGATTGGCAACCCGTGCGAAGACGATTACTCACCCGCAATGATTTCACTTTTTTCTGGGTTAGGACAGGATGCTGACGGGGATCGACTGGCCTTGCCCTGGGATGAGGCGGATCGAATCAAGGCGCTTGCGTATTGGTTGGATTCCGAAAGTGGCGAAGAAGAAGATGAACTGGCTGTCTGGAACTTGTTTCAGGACCCGGTTGCCATGGATCGCGTCTTTGCATTTTGCAAGATATTTGAGGAATTCGGTCTGGAAGCCAATGCACATTGTTTCCCCGTATCTAAGAAATGCAACTACACGGTAAAACACTCTTTCGGGGCGGGCCGCAGTTGGGGCGGACGACGGGTGCACGAAGGAGTCGATATTTTTGCATCGTACGGTACACCGGTCTTGGCTTGCAGCTATGGATATGTAGAGTTGATGGGATGGAATCGGTACGGCGGTTGGCGTATCGGGATTCGCGATGCAAACAACATGTATTACTATTACGCACATTTATCGTCCTTTGTAAAAGGCATTCACCAAGGCGATCTCGTCCGACCGGGCCAGCTTATCGGATACGTCGGAAGCACGGGCTATGGACCGCCAGGTACATCCGGGAAGTTCCCTCCCCACCTCCACTTCGGAATTTATAAAGATACAGGCGATCACGAGTGGGCATTCAGTCCATCCGGTTATTTAGGTCAATGGCAGAGGCAGAAGCAACACATCATTCCTCAACAAAAAACATCGACAGATGACGACTAA
- a CDS encoding acyl-CoA thioesterase has protein sequence MTVTKMMTPVRCTEIDVNGHVNNAKYLEYYEWGREDWYEKHNLPYEVLREAGVVTVVARAEVDYRAAAKQNDELTITTWLSEVGRKSFRMKQQITGANGRLVSEAVFVIVTTDPETGNPVFVPETISKHLQ, from the coding sequence ATGACCGTAACAAAAATGATGACGCCTGTCCGGTGTACTGAGATCGATGTGAATGGCCACGTGAACAATGCGAAGTATCTTGAGTACTACGAATGGGGCCGCGAGGACTGGTACGAAAAACACAACCTACCATACGAGGTGCTCCGAGAAGCCGGCGTGGTAACGGTTGTTGCACGTGCTGAAGTCGACTACCGGGCGGCAGCCAAACAGAATGACGAGCTAACCATTACCACGTGGCTTTCAGAAGTCGGTCGCAAAAGTTTTCGAATGAAACAGCAAATTACCGGTGCAAACGGTCGACTTGTGAGTGAAGCGGTGTTTGTCATTGTAACGACCGATCCAGAAACAGGAAACCCTGTGTTCGTTCCCGAAACCATTTCCAAACACCTTCAGTAA
- the ylqF gene encoding ribosome biogenesis GTPase YlqF, which translates to MTIQWYPGHMAKARRIMESRIRQVDALIELVDARLPISSRNPVLEQLSTRRPSIIVMTRSDLADPDATEAWRTYFETHGRTAVAANVLSGEGLGLVRDALFKVASEKINRDKQRGIKRTIIRAMVVGIPNVGKSSFINKSARRSIAKTGNQPGVTRQEQWVKMGDIELLDTPGVLWPKIDTPEQGLRLALSGAIKEQIYDVEEVAAYFLTFASTRYPQLLADRYKLTDITPIEWSDMQTVWPQVEPLFTTIGKLRGMLVKGGEVDLERVSRMVIKEVQDGILGRITLEWPERQLNVET; encoded by the coding sequence GTGACCATACAATGGTATCCAGGCCACATGGCCAAAGCCCGCCGAATTATGGAGAGTCGAATTCGTCAGGTCGATGCCTTGATCGAACTTGTAGACGCTCGCTTGCCCATTTCCAGCAGAAATCCGGTGCTCGAACAATTATCGACGCGTCGTCCGAGTATCATTGTCATGACGAGATCGGACTTGGCCGATCCCGATGCGACAGAAGCTTGGCGTACATATTTTGAAACGCACGGACGGACAGCTGTCGCCGCCAACGTGCTCTCCGGCGAAGGCCTTGGCCTTGTTCGTGACGCGCTCTTTAAGGTGGCATCGGAGAAGATCAACCGAGACAAACAACGTGGAATTAAGCGAACCATTATTCGGGCTATGGTCGTTGGGATTCCCAATGTGGGTAAGTCTTCCTTTATCAACAAGAGCGCACGCCGATCGATCGCGAAAACGGGTAATCAGCCGGGCGTCACTCGGCAGGAGCAATGGGTGAAAATGGGTGACATCGAGTTACTCGATACGCCGGGTGTGCTATGGCCAAAGATCGATACGCCAGAACAGGGGCTGAGACTGGCGTTGAGCGGGGCCATCAAAGAGCAGATCTATGACGTGGAAGAGGTAGCTGCATACTTTCTGACATTTGCGTCAACTCGGTATCCGCAGTTGTTGGCGGATCGGTATAAGTTGACGGATATTACACCCATTGAATGGTCAGATATGCAGACGGTGTGGCCTCAGGTTGAACCGCTCTTTACGACCATCGGGAAGCTCCGTGGAATGCTCGTCAAAGGTGGGGAAGTGGATCTGGAACGGGTCTCGCGGATGGTGATCAAGGAAGTGCAAGATGGTATCCTCGGTCGCATCACGTTGGAATGGCCAGAACGGCAGTTGAATGTGGAGACTTGA
- a CDS encoding acyl-CoA thioesterase, whose product MDAKPARLSRTVMTDLVLPPDTNHYGTIFGGKVMAYIDKIAAISAMRHSRRPVVTASSDSLDFLAPIKVGEAIHIEAFVTYTHRTSIEVYVKIQSEDLMTGDVRVTATSYLTFVAVDEEGQKVEVPPVLPETEEEKMHFETAPDRMQMRIERKAQRQRRLTMRESST is encoded by the coding sequence GTGGATGCAAAGCCTGCACGTCTGTCACGGACGGTGATGACCGATTTAGTATTACCCCCGGATACGAACCACTACGGAACAATTTTCGGTGGCAAAGTCATGGCGTACATAGATAAAATTGCCGCGATATCGGCAATGCGCCATTCGCGTCGACCAGTTGTTACGGCGTCTAGTGATAGTCTCGATTTTCTTGCACCGATTAAAGTGGGGGAGGCAATCCATATTGAGGCGTTTGTCACGTATACACACAGAACGTCCATCGAGGTCTACGTGAAAATCCAATCCGAGGATTTGATGACAGGCGACGTCCGTGTAACGGCGACATCGTATTTAACGTTCGTGGCGGTCGACGAAGAGGGACAGAAAGTGGAGGTTCCGCCGGTCCTTCCGGAGACGGAAGAAGAAAAAATGCATTTTGAGACGGCACCGGATCGAATGCAAATGCGCATTGAACGAAAAGCGCAAAGACAACGTCGATTGACGATGCGTGAGTCGAGTACGTGA
- a CDS encoding RluA family pseudouridine synthase yields the protein MVSVIIDKADDGKQVHKWLRLLLPGMPLSGIHKFIRTGRIKVNGKRAKRDTVLHQGDAVNLYMTEEDYEASRKRKREKFSGVQRNVDVRYEDDELVIVNKPAGTLVHSADGTDYASTLQAQVEAYVHDRTEMKAGQAFSPAPVHRLDRNTSGLVIFAKTSRAAKAFGEAFQSGVMEKDYITLVTGTVRKPGKVAAALIRANEEVTRVDERGKESYTSYEPVATAGGTTLLSVRIESGRTHQIRAHLSHIGHPLVGDVKYGARRQPGETFYLHAAHLSVGHELDVTAPLPGRFVRKLTSLGYRMQELQEMLARFS from the coding sequence TTGGTCAGTGTTATCATTGATAAGGCGGATGATGGGAAGCAAGTACATAAATGGCTTAGGCTGCTGTTACCTGGGATGCCGTTGTCGGGGATCCATAAATTTATTCGGACGGGCCGAATTAAAGTAAATGGGAAGCGGGCCAAGCGAGACACAGTACTGCATCAAGGGGACGCTGTGAACCTGTATATGACAGAAGAGGATTACGAAGCGTCAAGAAAACGAAAACGAGAGAAGTTTTCGGGTGTTCAACGAAATGTCGATGTGCGTTACGAGGATGATGAGCTGGTTATTGTCAATAAGCCAGCCGGGACACTGGTGCACTCGGCTGATGGAACCGATTATGCGTCGACCTTGCAGGCTCAAGTGGAAGCGTACGTTCATGATCGGACGGAGATGAAAGCGGGACAGGCGTTTTCACCGGCACCGGTTCATCGGTTGGACCGAAACACGAGCGGGTTGGTTATTTTTGCAAAGACATCTCGTGCTGCGAAGGCGTTTGGGGAGGCTTTTCAGTCGGGTGTTATGGAGAAGGATTATATAACCTTAGTGACTGGCACCGTTCGCAAACCTGGTAAAGTGGCAGCTGCGCTTATTCGGGCGAACGAAGAGGTTACGCGTGTGGACGAACGGGGAAAAGAAAGCTATACGTCGTACGAACCCGTTGCAACGGCTGGGGGAACGACCCTTCTGTCAGTGCGAATAGAAAGCGGTCGGACGCATCAAATTCGCGCACACCTGTCCCATATCGGCCACCCATTGGTGGGAGACGTGAAATATGGCGCGCGGCGTCAACCTGGGGAGACATTTTATCTGCATGCGGCCCACCTGTCCGTAGGTCATGAGTTGGACGTAACCGCCCCGCTACCGGGACGGTTTGTGCGGAAGTTAACGTCCCTAGGGTACCGTATGCAGGAACTACAAGAAATGCTAGCACGGTTCTCCTGA